CTCGGTCAGTCCGGTGACGCTGCCGGCCGTCGGCCGTGGCGAGGACCTGCAGGTGCGAGTGTCAGCCCCCGCAGCGGGGCACGAACTACCCATCATCGTCTTCTCGCACGGCTTCGGCTGGTCGATGACCGGCTATGCCCCGCTGGTCGACTTCTGGGCAGCTCACGGCTTCGTGGTGGTTGTACCCACGCACCTCGACTCCAGGACGCTGAACATCACGCCCGACGATCACCGCTACCCCGAGATCTGGCGCTTCCGAGTCGACGACCTGAGGCGCATCCTCGACCAGCTCGACCTTGTCGAGTCCGCCGTTCCCGGTCTCCGTGGACGCCTCGACCGAAGCCGCATCGCCGTGGCCGGACACTCCTGGGGTGGCCAGACGGCGAGCACGCTGCTGGGCGCACGGGTCCTCGGTGCCGACGGCGTCCCCGGCGAGGACCTGTCCGACTCGCGGGTCAAGGCGGGTGTGCTGCTGTCCACGACCGGCACGGGCGGAGCCGACCTGAGCCCGTTCGCCGCCGAGCACTTCCCCTTCATGAACCCGAGCTTCGCGGACATGGCCACGCCGGCCCTCGTGGTCGCGGGAGACCGGGACCAGTCCCCCCTGAGCGTCCGGGGGCCGGACTGGTTCGCCGACCCGTACCACCTGAGCCCCGGGCCGAAGAGCCTGCTCACGCTGTTCGGGGCAGAACACTCCCTTGGTGGAGTCGCCGGCCACGCCGTCGCGGAAACGACCGACGAGAATCCCGAACGAGTCGCTCTCGTCCAACGGCTCACCTGGGCCTACCTGCGCAGTGCGCTCTACCCCGCGGACCACAGCTGGGCAACAGCGAACGCCGAGCTGACCACGGGCACCGACCCGCTGGGCCGAATCGACTCCAAGTGAGACGCTGAGAAGCACCACGCGCCCCTCATCGGCTGGACGCCGGCGCGGGGCGCGTGGTCGATCTCCGACGTCGGCACTTCGCCAGTGACTACTTGTCGAGGAACGCGAGCAGGGCCTTGTTCGCCCTCGTCCGCAACGTGACCCGCCTGATGCCGGTCTGCGCCCGACACTCCCGATCGCCGAGTCGCTCCGGCCCGAACCGGACGGCTACCACGCGGCCTCGGCGGGGGCGCGCCGCGCCGGCCCCGCCATCGCGTAGGTGACGAGACCCTGCACGGCGAGCACGGCGGCGGTGATCGCGGCGGTCCGGTTGTCCGGCGCCTGCGACTGCCAGGTGAAAATCTGCCCGGACGCCGTTTCCGTCAGGGGGAAGACCACCGCCGGGAGGGTCCAGCCCAGCGGCAGCAACCAGGACCTGCCCGCACCGATCGTCGCCGCGCCCAGCGCCGTCAGCCCGATCAGGCCGGCCGCGTCGCGGATCACCAGCCCGGCCGGGCCGAACCGCGCGTCGGTGTGCAGCGTGGGCAGCAGCAGGATGAGGACGAGGGCGAACGCGGCCAGCAGGTGTACGGCCCGCCGCGGGAACCATCGCAGCGAGGCCGTGCCCTCGAGCGCGTCGTCGGGACCGGCGAGCGTGGTGGTCGTCGTCGCGACGATCACCAGGACGGTCAGGATCACCATCGGGGTGCCCACGTCACGGCTGTCCGAGTTGACCACCCACAGGCACCAGGAGATCGCGGCGCTCCCGGCGGCCACGGCCAGCGCGACCGGCACCCGACGCGAGCGCAGATAGAGCGTCAGCCATCTCATCGGCGGCTCCCGGCGGGCAGGTCGGTGAGTTCCTCGCAGGCGAGGGCCGCGCGCCGGACCTCTGCCACGCGGGCCACCGCCTCCCGCTCTGGCAGTCGGCGCAGTGCCCGCCACCACCTGACGGCCTCGGCGTTGATCTCGGCCGGTTCGAGGGAGTGGCCCGGCTCGGGCACGCGTCCCAGCAGCCAGTAACCGACGGCACGGGCGACCGGTGTGCTCGGCTGGCGGCCTTCGCAGCCCCGCATGTTGGCACCACCCGCGTCCAGCATCCGCGGAATGACCTCGGATTTGCCCGCGAGGCGACCGTGCTTGTCGACCTGGACGGGGATCAACACGGTGTCGGCCCGTCGCGGAGGGCTCGTGTCGGGATGGTAGGTGGTGGTGTCCTCGTGCGCGGCGGTCGGCGGATCCGGCAGTTTCGCCAGCATGGAGAGGGCCTGCCGGGCCAGGGGCGTGACCTCGGGCAGTAGCCCGGCGTGGACGCGGCTGACGCAGACCCGGGGGCTGCCCTGCGCGCAGACGTGTTCCTGCGCGACGGGGTCGATCGGGTGCGCGACGAATGCGTCACCGCGCGGAGCGACCACGGTCGCCAGGGCGACACCGAGGGCCGCCGGCAGCAGCGCCGCCACCCGGCTGCGCCATGACCCGGACGCGAGCAGCACCACGGCGGCGCCCGCGAGCGCCGTCAGCCAGATAGCCTGCGCGAGGCTGACCCGGCCGGTCACCGTCTGGTAGTCGGTGTACTGGCCCATGCCGTACATCGGCGAGAGGACCATGGCCAGCCACTCGGTTCCGGTGCGGCGCATGGCGGCAGGAATCACCAACAGCAGCGCGATGCCGGCCACGGCGAGCACGGGCGCGGTCACCACGGACGGTACGAAGCGCCCGACCGCCAGGCCGAGCCAGGCCGCCGCGATCATCGCCAGCCCGCCGACGGCCACGACGGTGAAGACCGACCCGGGCAGGTAGCTCGCCGTGTCGATGATCCTGGGAACGGCCACCGCCGCCACCGCCAGATAGCCGCACCCCACGGCGACGCCCATCGCGCCGAGAATGGGCAGAATCCGCTGCGCGCGGGGCCGGGCGGTGCTGGCGAACAGCTCCGCC
The sequence above is a segment of the Micromonospora sp. WMMA1363 genome. Coding sequences within it:
- a CDS encoding chlorophyllase → MDHTDKGTSAPAPVVSVSPVTLPAVGRGEDLQVRVSAPAAGHELPIIVFSHGFGWSMTGYAPLVDFWAAHGFVVVVPTHLDSRTLNITPDDHRYPEIWRFRVDDLRRILDQLDLVESAVPGLRGRLDRSRIAVAGHSWGGQTASTLLGARVLGADGVPGEDLSDSRVKAGVLLSTTGTGGADLSPFAAEHFPFMNPSFADMATPALVVAGDRDQSPLSVRGPDWFADPYHLSPGPKSLLTLFGAEHSLGGVAGHAVAETTDENPERVALVQRLTWAYLRSALYPADHSWATANAELTTGTDPLGRIDSK